One genomic window of candidate division KSB1 bacterium includes the following:
- a CDS encoding (Fe-S)-binding protein — protein sequence MELDSVAKGTNVLDCLECGKCTSNCPVSRFDRTFSPRSTISTFLEASAEDLMRDDRLWRCLTCGMCSVRCPVDVRYSEFTRRLRILATRDGREPTCSHGGALQSLMKIMTAPALQQNRMEWVRGDLKVAERGEVLYFVGCLPYFDAFFSNLGIDTLGIARSAVKLLNKMNITPVLLKNERCCGHDLYWTGSVEHVKQLATHNVQAIREAGAKMVVFTCAECYRTFKLDYPVLVGPLGFEVAHLSEYLAPQLDALGQLQVPAKRVVTYQDPCRLGRHLGVYDAPRVVLRALQGLELREMTKHGETAVCCGTSAWMSCDRHSKAIQTARLTSARSVGADLMVTSCPKCYIHFTCAMKSQDFPEEAKIEVRDLSTVVAEGV from the coding sequence ATGGAGCTGGACAGCGTAGCCAAGGGGACAAACGTTCTGGACTGCCTCGAGTGCGGCAAGTGCACCAGCAACTGCCCAGTTTCGCGCTTTGACCGAACTTTTTCCCCGCGTTCTACGATCAGCACCTTCTTGGAGGCCTCGGCCGAGGATCTGATGCGCGATGATCGACTGTGGCGCTGCCTCACCTGTGGCATGTGCAGCGTGCGCTGTCCGGTGGACGTCCGGTACAGCGAGTTCACGCGCCGGCTCCGCATACTCGCCACGCGGGACGGTAGAGAGCCCACCTGCTCCCACGGGGGCGCCCTGCAGTCTTTGATGAAGATCATGACTGCCCCGGCCCTGCAGCAAAACCGCATGGAGTGGGTGAGAGGCGACCTCAAAGTGGCGGAGCGGGGCGAGGTGCTCTACTTCGTAGGCTGTCTACCCTATTTCGACGCCTTCTTCAGTAACCTTGGCATCGATACCCTCGGCATCGCCCGCAGCGCGGTGAAGCTCCTCAACAAAATGAACATAACCCCCGTGCTGCTGAAGAACGAGCGTTGCTGCGGCCACGATCTGTACTGGACCGGCAGCGTGGAGCACGTCAAGCAGCTCGCAACCCACAACGTGCAGGCGATCCGCGAAGCCGGAGCGAAGATGGTAGTCTTTACCTGCGCAGAATGCTATCGCACCTTCAAGCTCGACTACCCGGTGCTTGTGGGCCCACTGGGCTTTGAGGTGGCGCACTTGTCCGAGTACTTGGCGCCCCAGCTCGATGCCCTTGGACAACTGCAGGTCCCTGCAAAGCGGGTGGTCACCTACCAGGATCCCTGTCGTCTGGGCCGTCATCTGGGCGTCTACGATGCGCCACGGGTAGTGCTCCGCGCCTTGCAGGGCTTGGAGCTGCGGGAAATGACCAAACACGGCGAAACGGCCGTCTGCTGCGGCACCAGCGCGTGGATGAGCTGCGACCGTCATTCCAAGGCTATCCAGACGGCGCGGCTGACCAGCGCCCGTTCCGTCGGCGCAGACCTCATGGTGACCAGTTGCCCCAAGTGCTACATCCACTTTACCTGCGCCATGAAGAGCCAGGACTTTCCGGAGGAGGCAAAGATCGAAGTGCGGGACTTGAGCACAGTAGTGGCTGAGGGAGTGTAA
- a CDS encoding hydrogenase iron-sulfur subunit: MSEPQQFQPKIVAFACNWCSYAGADNAGVNRIQYSPQFRIIKTMCSGRVSPAHILKAFELGADGVLVSGCHFGDCHYLFGNYRAVEQFEKAKRLVRLLGLEEERLRLEWVSAAEGVRWAKLINEFVDQITRLGPSPLSRNGRK; encoded by the coding sequence ATGAGCGAGCCGCAGCAATTCCAACCGAAGATCGTTGCCTTCGCGTGCAACTGGTGCAGCTACGCAGGGGCCGACAACGCCGGTGTCAATCGCATCCAGTATTCGCCCCAATTTCGCATCATCAAAACCATGTGCTCGGGGCGCGTGAGCCCGGCTCACATCCTGAAGGCGTTCGAACTGGGCGCCGATGGCGTCCTGGTGTCGGGGTGCCACTTCGGCGATTGCCACTACCTCTTCGGCAACTACCGGGCCGTGGAGCAGTTTGAGAAGGCGAAAAGGCTTGTTCGCCTGCTCGGTTTGGAGGAGGAGCGGCTGCGCCTGGAGTGGGTGTCGGCTGCCGAGGGTGTGCGCTGGGCCAAGCTCATCAACGAATTCGTCGACCAGATTACGCGCCTTGGGCCAAGCCCGCTGTCGCGCAATGGGAGAAAGTAG